One genomic region from Pyrobaculum islandicum DSM 4184 encodes:
- a CDS encoding phosphate-starvation-inducible PsiE family protein: protein MDFVKSLRNGEYAVYVIVLFVTALLLLMSLYMTFYRVYELIKTATVEQTDKIAQAIYNALSDLFLVIVFVELIDTFITYIEQRRIIVYKIVDVALVALARELFVYLAPVNKEFQFDKAVAIIAATLVVGVVDYLQRKGMRTERRRR, encoded by the coding sequence GTGGATTTTGTAAAAAGCCTCCGCAATGGGGAGTACGCGGTCTACGTCATAGTGCTATTTGTAACCGCGTTGCTACTTCTAATGTCGCTATATATGACTTTCTATAGAGTCTACGAGCTTATAAAAACCGCTACTGTTGAACAAACTGACAAAATAGCGCAGGCTATTTACAATGCGTTATCTGACCTATTTCTCGTCATAGTATTTGTAGAATTGATTGATACATTTATTACGTATATAGAGCAGAGACGTATAATTGTATACAAGATAGTAGATGTAGCTCTTGTGGCGCTTGCAAGAGAGCTTTTTGTATATCTAGCGCCTGTAAATAAGGAGTTTCAATTTGACAAGGCGGTGGCCATAATAGCCGCCACGTTAGTAGTAGGCGTGGTGGACTACCTCCAGAGAAAAGGTATGAGAACAGAGAGGCGTAGGAGATAA
- a CDS encoding B12-binding domain-containing radical SAM protein — protein MRRVAYRKNAVKVALLYPSAYAVAMSSVVFHMLYFKLQDEGFYVERFTADRGPHGIEDGTPLAHFDYIVAAIHYELDYVNLVKMLIEAKIPPRARERERPKLVIGGPPVTANPEPLAEFVDAVAIGELEPLWKPLVQYLSTGEETEELYYPAYGPRPIKIAYATDAVSDYRRIPEPEAAFSLSVELARGCPYACLFCMESYISKPYRPRDWRVVLQETEELYKKYGIRPSIVALTANAHPHFKTMLREAVNKGVPISLPSLRAELLDDEMLELIAAGGQKTLTIAPESSERLRKALGKDISNKDILRVVDKAAELGLKIKMYLMAGLPCEEEGDIEELINLIKEVGRMGVRLSLSVNPFIPKPQTPFQYSAMENIKRLRDKIKRLQRASRGEFTYYEPTLGAIQAGIALGGREIAKYIEEAAMAASPQGYLRRLLKRGVFNYVFSPRDDPLPWGHIEGFYSHSELKRRYLEYLETACGKSQPD, from the coding sequence GTGAGACGCGTCGCGTATAGGAAAAACGCGGTCAAGGTCGCCCTCCTCTACCCCTCCGCCTACGCGGTGGCCATGTCTTCCGTGGTTTTCCACATGCTTTACTTCAAGCTCCAGGACGAGGGGTTCTACGTCGAGCGGTTCACGGCGGATCGGGGGCCCCATGGGATTGAAGACGGCACACCTCTTGCCCATTTCGACTACATTGTGGCTGCAATACATTACGAACTCGACTATGTAAATCTGGTCAAGATGCTTATAGAAGCAAAGATACCTCCCAGGGCTAGAGAGAGGGAGAGGCCTAAGTTGGTGATCGGGGGGCCTCCCGTCACGGCGAATCCAGAGCCCCTCGCCGAGTTTGTAGACGCTGTGGCTATAGGCGAGTTAGAGCCGTTGTGGAAACCGCTTGTACAATACTTGTCGACTGGAGAAGAGACGGAGGAGCTGTACTACCCTGCATACGGCCCGCGGCCTATTAAAATTGCATACGCGACTGACGCCGTCTCTGACTATAGACGTATACCCGAGCCAGAGGCGGCCTTTAGTCTCTCTGTAGAGTTGGCAAGAGGCTGTCCCTACGCTTGCCTCTTCTGTATGGAGAGCTATATCTCAAAGCCCTACCGGCCTAGAGATTGGCGTGTTGTTTTGCAAGAGACTGAAGAGCTGTATAAAAAATATGGAATTAGGCCTTCTATTGTTGCTCTAACAGCAAACGCACACCCACACTTTAAAACTATGCTTAGAGAGGCCGTTAACAAGGGCGTGCCTATTTCTCTCCCATCGCTAAGAGCCGAGTTGCTTGATGATGAAATGTTGGAGCTTATAGCGGCAGGGGGGCAAAAGACTTTAACTATCGCCCCCGAGTCTAGCGAGAGACTGAGAAAAGCCTTGGGGAAAGACATCTCAAATAAAGACATCTTGAGAGTAGTTGATAAAGCGGCTGAACTAGGCCTGAAGATAAAGATGTACCTAATGGCCGGCCTCCCCTGTGAAGAGGAGGGGGATATAGAAGAGCTTATAAATTTAATTAAGGAAGTAGGCAGGATGGGAGTTCGTCTATCTCTTAGCGTAAACCCCTTTATCCCTAAGCCTCAGACGCCGTTTCAATACAGCGCTATGGAAAATATTAAACGTCTAAGAGACAAGATTAAACGTCTACAGAGGGCCTCCCGTGGCGAATTTACATATTATGAGCCTACGCTCGGCGCTATACAAGCAGGTATAGCGCTAGGCGGCAGAGAAATTGCAAAATATATAGAAGAGGCCGCCATGGCGGCGTCGCCACAAGGCTACCTAAGGCGGCTGTTAAAAAGAGGCGTGTTTAACTACGTCTTTAGCCCAAGAGACGACCCCCTCCCTTGGGGTCACATAGAGGGCTTCTACTCTCACAGTGAGTTAAAGAGACGTTATCTAGAGTACTTAGAGACGGCTTGCGGCAAGAGTCAGCCAGATTAA
- a CDS encoding CPBP family intramembrane glutamic endopeptidase: MRYKNVTVDIVDVSMLLVLLVALAFFPKPLGEVAVITTIPLFKKRIAWTKFSPTYIALSLAVFTTAFVLDYLAMGPPSYIPAWWDVVVLTPLAEELVFRAAPFALLPPPASWIFAVVVFGALHPANPLLASLYGLALALMYRGGGYVASVALHAFNNLIWLTLAASRL, from the coding sequence ATGAGATATAAGAATGTGACAGTTGATATCGTTGACGTAAGTATGCTGCTTGTGTTATTGGTCGCGTTGGCGTTTTTTCCAAAGCCTCTGGGAGAGGTTGCCGTGATAACTACTATACCGCTTTTTAAAAAACGTATTGCGTGGACAAAGTTTTCACCAACTTACATAGCCCTGTCTCTCGCGGTTTTCACCACGGCGTTTGTCCTAGACTATCTCGCCATGGGCCCCCCCTCTTATATCCCGGCGTGGTGGGATGTTGTAGTTTTAACGCCGCTGGCCGAGGAGCTCGTTTTTAGAGCCGCGCCCTTCGCCCTCCTCCCGCCTCCCGCCTCTTGGATTTTTGCCGTCGTGGTCTTCGGGGCGTTGCATCCAGCCAACCCCCTTCTAGCCTCTCTCTACGGGCTCGCCCTCGCCCTTATGTACCGCGGCGGGGGATATGTGGCTTCTGTTGCGCTACACGCCTTCAACAACTTAATCTGGCTGACTCTTGCCGCAAGCCGTCTCTAA
- a CDS encoding CorA family divalent cation transporter, with translation MVYIFDEGGITIVQLPLVKIEEGEVKEEGVELAVDQAGKVIKGPYRTVQEAFQKALDSLSTALQYTEGFLDQLEYRLEMEEAVRPSDVYTASYLAHHLYYTASQLHYLGRELLRRGFISHRLQNYSRALYRKALIIRRYARDIRLLYATTVQLSLDASMKKLTWLGTVAMPALIISSIYGMNLHWLPLADNPPVVFAILATATLAFAYILNKI, from the coding sequence ATGGTGTATATATTTGACGAAGGTGGAATCACAATAGTTCAACTTCCTCTAGTTAAAATAGAAGAGGGCGAGGTTAAAGAAGAGGGGGTAGAGCTCGCAGTTGACCAAGCTGGTAAAGTTATCAAAGGCCCCTACCGCACTGTACAAGAGGCTTTTCAAAAGGCGTTAGACAGTTTATCAACTGCTCTGCAATATACCGAGGGTTTTCTAGACCAGCTTGAGTATAGACTAGAGATGGAAGAGGCCGTACGTCCCAGCGACGTTTATACAGCATCTTATCTAGCACATCACCTCTATTACACGGCATCTCAACTCCATTACCTAGGCAGGGAGTTGCTTAGAAGAGGTTTTATTAGCCATAGATTACAGAATTACTCAAGAGCGTTGTATAGAAAAGCTCTTATCATTAGGAGATATGCTAGAGATATACGTCTCCTCTATGCTACTACAGTACAGCTGTCTCTAGACGCGTCGATGAAAAAACTAACTTGGCTAGGCACAGTCGCCATGCCTGCGCTGATAATATCCAGCATTTACGGCATGAATCTCCACTGGCTTCCGCTTGCCGATAACCCGCCTGTAGTTTTTGCAATTCTTGCCACCGCAACTCTAGCCTTTGCCTATATTCTAAATAAAATTTAA